The sequence AGGTGACCGTGGGTGGGGACGATCGCCTGCACGTCCCCTTCGAGGTCGCTCATCACCCGGTCGTCCGGGATGGCGCCCATGTCGATCAGGTCGAGGCTATGCATCTGCTCCGTCTGGAGGTTGTCGTGGACTAGAACCTGCGAGAGGTTCAGGCCCATGTCGAAGACGACGATGTCGTCACCGGCACGGACGGCAGTCATCTGGCGGCCGACTTCTTCGTAGCCGCCGATTGTTGCGATTTCGATTTCCATGGTTGGGATCCGATCAGAGCAATCCCAGAACTCGTCAGAGTGCGCCTGGTGAAGGAGAGACTAGCGTGAACGGACGCCGACGGTCGATTTCGATGGCCATCGGCCGCGGTCCACGCCAGTCCCGGGGACAGCGCGTATTTCGGTTGTATGGCTATCGGTCGCGGCGACGTATATACCCCGTGGAACAGGCGCCGGTAGGAATAGTCGCCATAAGAGAGGGCGAAGTAGACTGGTGGGATCGTCGTCGACCGGTCACCACACTATTAGTTCGACCGGCTGCTGCGTGGCGTATGGTCGATACGCGACGGCGGCAGATCTTACGGATTGGTGGTGTGGGGATGGCAGGTTTCGCTGGCTGTGCATCCACGTCGTCAACTGACGACACGCCGGCGGGACAATCGGGGGGCGCGAATGGCGCCACTGACGCGGGCTCAGCCACGCTGGAGTTCGGCACCGATGGAGAAATACTCTCGTCGCCGACGGTCGTCGACGGGACGGTGTACGTCGGGTCGGCCGACAACCGGCTATACGCGGTCGACGCGACAACGGGTGACGAGCAGTGGCGGTTCGGGACGGACGGTACGGTCTACTCTTCGCCACAGGTCGTCGACGGGACGGTGTACGTCGGGTCGGGGTTGGGACAGGACCCGGGGGACACTCGGCTGTACGCGGTCGACGCGGCGACGGGTACCGAACAGTGGCAGTTCGAAACCGGGAATCGGGTGAAGGCGTCGCCGACTGTCGCGGGCGAGACCGTCTACGTCACGTCCCGGGACGGAAACCTCTACGCGATCAACGCGGCGTCGGGGGAGCAGCAGTGGGCCTTCGATATCGGCTACACCGCCGAATCATCGCCGGCCGTCGTCGACGGCACGGTGTACGCGGGGTCGTTCGACAACAACCTGTACGCTGTCGACGCCGAATCGGGGACCGAGCGGTGGCGGTTCGAAACCGGCGACCTCGTTCGGTCGTCGCCGACGGTAGCGTCGGGAACGGTGTACGTCGGGTCGTCCGACGACACCCTGTACGCGCTGGACGCCGCGACGGGGGACCTGGCGTGGGAGTTCGCGACGGAGGACTCGGAGTTCGGCGTTCAGTCGTCGCCGACGGTTCACAACGGGATGGTGTTTGTGGGCGCCTACGACACGACCCTGTACGCCGTCGACGCGGAAGCGGGAACGGCGGAATGGGGCGTCGCCACGGACGACGTCGTCGTCTCCTCACCGACGGTCGTCGGTGGGACCGTCTACGTCGGCTCCCAGGACGGCAACCTCTACGCGGTGGACCGCGAGACGGGCGACGAACGCTGGAGCCTGTCGACCGGGGGCAGCGTGTTCTCGTCGCCGACGGTAGCGTCGGGAACGGTGTACGTCGGGTCGGACGACACGACTCTCTATGGAGTGGCGCTCGACGGTAACGGGTCGAGCGAGGGGTCGCGCATCCGTCACCGGACGCTGGGACACCACGGAAGCGAGTGACTGACCGCCGGTCGTGTCACGCTCAGATAATTTAGGCCCACCTAAAGTTCGAAAGTGGTTTAACTATTTAGGCTGGCCTAAACATCATGTCGCAGGAACCGAACCGTAGCGGCCTGACACGGCGAGCGTATCTGACATGCGGCGGCGCAGTCGTTGCCGGGGGACTGCTCGCTGGCTGTGCGGGCGGCGCGGGGTCGTCGCCCGACTCGGACGCGGGCGAGTCGCACAGCGTCTCTATCGAGCCAATGGGAGAGGTCACGTTCGACGCCGTCCCGGAGCGGTGGGTGGCGAACAACGGCAGTTGGGCGGACATGGGCGTGGCGCTCGGCCTCGAACCGCCGAAGGCCGTTTGGCTCACGAGCCGCTATCATACCCAGTACTACGACGCCGTGCCCGGCGTCTCGGTCGATGCGAGCGACATGGTCCCGCTCTATCAGGACGGCGTGAGCAAGGAGCTGTTCTACGAACTCGACGCCGATGTCCACGTGATGGATCCCAACTTCCTCATGAACCGGTTCGACGGGTGGGAGCGATCGGACGTCGACGAAATCGAGGAGAACGTCGCCCCGCTGTTCGGGAACTGCATCTACGCCCAGCATTACCCCTGGCACGAGGACTACCGCTACTACACCCTCTACGAGGCGTTCGAGAAGCTCGCGCGGGTGTTCGACCGCGTCGACCGATACGAGGCGTTCGAAGGCGTCCACGCCGACTTCCAGCAGTCCCTCTCCCCGGTCGTCCCCGGTGAGGACGAGCGCCCGTCAGTCGCCGTCACCTGGGGCGTCGGCGACGCGCCCGAATCGTTCTACCCCTACATCATCGGCAAGGGGACCGGATTCAAACACCTGCGCGACCTCGGCGTTCGCGACGCCCTCGCGAACACGGCAGTCAAGGACTTCCACGGCAGCCGCGCGGCCATCGACCTCGAGACGCTGCTGGAGGTCGATCCCGAGGTGCTGCTGCTCCGCGGCTACGAGGCCAAATCCGCCGACGAGTTCCAGGAGACGGTCGCGTCGTTCCTCCGGGACCACGACACCGCGAGCGAACTCACCGCGGTGCAGAACGGCGACATCTACCGCGCCGGTGGCCTGTATCAGGGACCGATCACGAACATGGTGCTCACCGAGCGCACGGCTCGGCAGCTCTACGGGGTCGAGGACGACCTGTTCGACCGTGACCGCGTCGCGGCCATCGTCGACGGAGCGCTGTAACGATGGTCGGAACGAACAGCCACCGACGGTGTGTGGTCGCACGTGGTCGTGAACCTGCGGCCGGCGCGATGAGGAAGGTGAGTTCTCGTGGCCAGTGAATCGGTGACCGACACCGGTGCAGCCAGACACCGCGACGGCTGGCTCGGCTGGATCAACGGCTCGCTCGTGGCGCTCTGTCTGGGCAGTCTCGCCGTCGTCGTTGCAGGCGGACTCGTCCAGGTGAGTTTCGGCGCGTTCTCCATGACCGTCGTCGAAGCCTGGCAGGCCGTGTTCAACCCCGCGGTGCTCTTCGACGGGCAGGCGTGGCGATCCTTCCTCCTCGGGGGCGACCTCCCCGAGATGAACCACCGCAGCCTCATCGTCTGGAACATCCGCCTGCCCCGCGTGTTCGTCGGCGTGTTGGTCGGGATGAACCTCGCCGTCTCGGGTGCGATCTTTCAGGCGGTCACCCGCAACGAACTCGCCAGTCCGTTCATCCTCGGCGTCTCCTCGGGAGCCGGCCTGCTGATCTTGCTCACGCTGGTCGTGTTCTCCGGGCTGTCGGCGTTCCTGCCACTGATCGCCGCCGTCGGCGGCTCGGTGGCATTTCTGATCGTCTACGCCATCGCGTGGAAAAACGGGACGTCGCCCGTCAGACTCGTTCTCGCGGGGGTCATCGTCGGCACCGTCTTCGGAAGCCTGCAGACGGCGCTGTTTTTCTTCGCGAACGACATCGGCGTCGTCCAGTCCGCCATCGCGTGGACGACTGGCTCGCTGACGGGGACGGACTGGGAGCAGGTCCGGATGGCCCTGCCGTGGACCGTGGTCGCCATGGTCCTCGCGCTCGCCAGTTCGCGGCAGTTGAACGTCCTCCTGCTGGGCGAGCGGACGGCGCGGTCGCTGGGCATGAGCGTCGAGCGGGTCCGGTTCGCGCTCTCGGGCGTGGCCGTGCTGGCCGCCGCCGCGAGCATCGCCGTCGCGGGTATCGTCGGCTTCGTCGGCCTCATCGTCCCGCACATGGTTCGGAACGTCGTCGGCAGCGACTACCGCCAACTCGTCGTCGGCTGCGTGTTCGCAGGCCCGGCGCTGATGGTCGTCGCCGACGTGGGCGCGCGACTCGGCCTGCAGATCCTCACCGGGTCGAGCGCCCAGATTCCCGTCGGCATCGTCACGGGACTCGTCGGCGGGCCGTATTTCCTCTATCTCATGCGCAAACAGGACAAACTGGGTGAACTCTGATGCACGACGATCATTCGAACACCGAGAACCGCCCCGACCCATCGACCGCCGGTGGGTCCGCATCGCTCGCGGGCGAGGAACTGGTCCTCGCGTATCCGGGGGGCGACGATCCGGTCGTCGACGGCGAATCGATCACGGTCGAACCCGGCGCCGTGACCGCGCTCGTCGGACCCAACGGCTCGGGCAAGAGCACCCTGTTGAAGGGGCTCGCCGACCAGCTCGCGCCCCAGCGTGGCTCGGTGTTGCTCGACGGGCGCGACGTCGAGGCCCACGGGTCGAAAGAACTCGCTCGAAAGCTCGGACTGCTCTCCCAGGAGAGCACTTCGCCCGACGGAATCACCGTCGAGGACCTCGTGTACCACGGCCGCTACCCCCACCGGGGGGTCTTCGAACGCGTCACCGACGAGGATCAGCGGGCGGTCGACCGGGCGATCGATCTCGCAGGCTGTGACCATCTCCGAGACCGCGCCGTCGGCAGCCTCAGCGGCGGGCAGCGGCAGTTGGCGTGGATCGCGATGGCGCTCGCCCAGGAGACGGACGTTCTCCTGCTCGACGAGCCGACGACCTTCCTCGACCTCCATCACCAGTTGGAAGTGATGGAGATCATCGAGACGCTACGCGACGAGAGCGACATCACCGTCGTCGTCGTGCTTCACGACATCGAACAGGCGGCGCGACTCGCTGATCGTATGGTCGCGCTCAAGGACGGCGAGATCCGGTCGCGCGGGTCGCCGAAAACCGTCGTCACCGAGGGGCTGCTCGCGGACGTGTTCGATGTCGACGCCGACATCGAGTGGACGGAACGGGGACCACGGGTCACGCCGCTCCGCGCCCGACACGACGGCGCTGACTCGGGTCACCGCGCTCCGACGCCCCATGCTGACGGCGGGAGCGTCGAACAGTAACCAACGGGACACCTTGCGGTCGGACGGGTCCGGACCGTCCGCCGCGGTCGGGGAGCACCCGTTCGGTAGATCGGCCCACTCTTGTTTTTAGGCCAGCCTAAAGACCGGCAGTTATTTATAGAATTTAGGCTAGCCTAAAACCGATGCTACCATCGATCGGTACGACGCGACGTTGGACAGTGTGGACAGCCGTTCTCCTGTGTTTCCTACTCGTTGGCAGTGCAGCGACCGTCGTCGCGACGGCGCCCGCGCACGTCTCCGTCTCGGGAATGAGCGTCTCGGACGACGAACCGACGGTCGGGGAGACGATCACCGTCACACCGACGATCCGACACTCGGGGTCGGGAAGCGGTAGTTTCCAGGTGACGGAGGTGACGCTCGTCGACGCGAGCGGGACGCGCTACGCCGAGGCGAGCGACCTCGGCACGCTCGGCGCGGGCGACACCATCGACGTGCCGCTCAGCGCGACGCTTCAGTCCGCGGGGGAGCGAAAGCTCCTCGTCGAGGTTCGCGGGGTGCAGTACGACTCCGACGGCAAGTGGAACCGCGTGATCTACACGCGTCACCCCCTCTACGTGAGCGTCTCCGAGCCGACGACATCGACGACGAAGCCGCAGTTGAACGTCGACACGGCGGGTCTGACCGCCCGCACCGAGTCGACCGTTCGGGTGACGGCGTCGAATGGCGGCGACAGCGAACTGACGGACCTCTCGCTCCGCCTCTCGGGGAGCGATGGACTAGAGAACCGGACGAAACTTCAGCCCGCGCTCGCCGCGCAGAACTCGACGACGTTCGAGTTCGACGTGCGTCCGTCCCAGGCGGGGACCCAGCAGCTCAACGCGACGCTGCAGTACGACGGCGGGAGAACCGTCTCCACCACGAAAGACATCGAGGTCGCACCACTTCGAAACGACGCGGCCGTCTACGCGACCCTCTCCGAGCAAAACGAGTCGACGGTCCTCCAGTACCGGGTGAGCAACCACGGGAACACGCCGCTGGAGAACGTCGTCGTCTCCGGTGCAGCGACGGGGACGCCGCTGCCGACGACGGTGATGTCGACGGTCGAACCCGGCGCGTCGGAGACGGCGACCGTCGAGTTGAACGAACGGCCGTCGGGGGCAGCGACAGTGTCCGCGACCTACCAGATCGGCGCGACGACCGGACAGGCCGACCAGGCGATCCAGTTCGCCGCGGCCACATCGGACGAAAACGCGCCGGCGACGCCGAGCGACTCCCAAGGAATGACCGCCGCGCAGAACCGGGAGAACTGGTTCGGACCGCTCCCCTTCCTCACGGGCGGAGTCGTCGCGACCGGCTCCATCCTCGGCTACCGAAGCTGGCAGGGCAGGTAACACCGGCCGCGCGGCTGGCTCGGTGAGAGTTTAGGCGCCCCGAAAATCCGAAAACGCTTTATTGTTTTAGGTAGGCCTAAATATCATGGTGGGCGACGACGCGACGCGCACACTGACGACGCGGAGAGACGCGATCACGTGCGGTGCGGTCGCCCTGGGAGGTGCACTCACGGGGTGTCTCGGTGGGGGAGGGTCGGCCACCGAACCGGCCGAGACGACGGGGTCGTACAGCGTGACCATGTCCCCGGCCGGATCAGTGGGGTTCGAGAGCGTGCCCGAACGCGTCTTCACCGTCTTTCCGCAGTATCTGGACATGGCCGTCGCGCTGGGACGCGGCGACGCCGTCAACACGGTCTACGTCCCCGAGATGTCGGGGACGACGATGAGCCACTACTACCACCGCCTTGACGGCGTCGATCTGGCGTGGGACGGACTCGTCGACCCCCTGAGCGACGGCCTATCCAAGGAGCACCTGTACGCGCTCGACAGCGATGTTCACCTCGCGGATCCCGCGTGGGCGTCGACACAGACAAACTGGAGTCGCGAGGACATCGCGGAGATCGCCGACCAGGTCGCGCCGTGGGTTGGAAACTTCTACAGCGGGACGCAGGCGACGCCTCCGGACGGCTACGACGACTACGACTACTACTCCCTGTGGGACCTGTTCGGGAAGGTTGCACAGGTCTTCCAGGAGCAGGAGCGCTACGAGGCGCTCGCTCGGGTTCACGACGATCTCGTCTCGACCATCCAGGCCGACCTGCCGCCGGCAGAGGAGCGCCCGACGGTGGTGCGGTCGACGCTCGCGGCCGACGGATCGAGCTTCTACAGTTACCACCTCAACAAGCCGGGGTACTGGTTGGCCGACACGCGACCGCTGGGGGCGCACGACCCGTTCGACGACGCCGACTGGGGCGGTCTATGGGGGACCGTCGATTACGAGACGATGCTCGAGGCGGATCCCGACGTCTTCCTCCACCTGTGGGGGCTGACGCCGAACTACCAGATGGACGAGGTCCGGCAGTCGCTGGAGAGCCACGAGGTCGGCAGCCAGCTCGCTGCCGTCGAGAACGACCGCGTCTATCCCGCCGGGATGCGTTACCAGGGGCCGATCATGAACCTGTTCCAGATCGAAATGGGGGCGAAACAGCTCTACCCCGACCGGTTCGGGGCGTGGCCGGGCTACGAGGACGGCGATCACTACCCGGAACTTCCCGAAGACGAGCAGTTGTTCGATCGCCAGCGGGTTGCGGACATCGTCACCGGGAGGGCGGAGGGCGAATGACGGGCGCCCCGTCCGGAATCGCCTCGAACGAGCGCCCCGCCGCACCGCCACGCACCGGCTGAGATGGCCGTCGAGACACACGTCGACCAGGCCCGGTCGCGCGTCAACGCGGAACGGGCGGCGGTCGTGGCCAAGCGCGACGCGTTCGAGACGTTCCGCGACCGGGTGGCGGGGATCGCACCCGAGCCGACGCCGTCGCTCTCGTCGGGCATCTCGACGACGGCCGGCGCCGTCCACGGGGAGTCCAGTACCGACGACCGCTGTCGAACGGTTCGGACGGCCTTCGCCGAGACCGTCCGCCCGCACAGCGTCGACGACGCGGCCGACGCCGAACCTCTGCTCGCGACCATCCGGGCCGAGTTCACGGATTCGATCGCCGTCGCGCTCGCCCCGACGACTGCGCCGCCGTTCTCGGCGGAACTCAAGCGGGCCATCGTCGCCGAAACCACTGCCCGGCAGGCCGAAATCGAGACGCTGGATCGGGCGCTCGAGCGGGAGCGCGCGCAGCTCGATGACGCCGGAACGGTCCTCTGGACGGTCACCGACTGGATCGCCGACGCGAACGAGACGCCGCTGTCGGCGCTGGGGTTCGACACGCTCCGGAAGCGACACGAGACACTCGCGGCACACCGCGATCGGTGTGCGGACCTCACCGAGCAGCGGCAGGCGTTCCTCCGAGAGACGACGACCGGGGACGCCGGCGCCGAGATCCACCACCGCGACCTCGTTCCGTATCTCTACGGGGAGTCTCCGGTCGACTATCCGGTCCTGACGACGGCCACGCGTCTGGACGATGTCTGTGCCGCGTGTCAGCGAACCGTCCGCGACCATCTGGTACGGAGGGCCTGACCGGACGATGAGCGGGGCGTCCGAGTATCTCCTCGTCCTCTACATCGCCGAGCAAGGGGCGGGGGCACCCGTCCCACCGGGTGATGTCGCCGAGGCGGTCGGTCGCTCCCCGTCCGCGACGACGGAGATGCTCCAGCGACTCGCCGAGCAGGGCCTCGTCACGCACGAACCGTACGAGGGGGCGACCCTGACTGCCGACGGACGGGCGAGAGCCGAGGAGATCCACGGGACGTACACCACCCTCTCGCGGTTCTTCGGGGAGGTGCTCGATCTGGACGACCCCGAGGATGCCGCGATGTCGGTGGCCGGGAACATCAGCCCCGCTGTGGCAAACCGGCTCGCCGCGACCCTCCTCGATGGGGATCCCATGCAGAGTCGGCTGTCGAACGGGGAACAGTCGTGATCGCCGCCCCGCTGCGGACGGATCGAAAAAGAGGCGTTCGAGGCCGACGACGACACGATCGATGACGGAGTCAGAGACCACCGACCGAACGACGATTCGCACCGGCCGCGAGTTCGAACAGGAGTACCGTCTCGACGCGAGCGAAGCCGGCGATTTTCTGATCGACCTCGGCGAGCAACTCCGTGACGGCGACGAACTGACCCTCGTCGAGGAGGAGTGGGAACTCCCCTTCGCCTTCGGTGAGCCGGTCGACCTCGACATCGACTTCGACGGCGTCGGCGAGCCGACCCTGGAAATCGAAGTCGAACTTCCCGGTCGAACCGACGAAAAAGCGCCCGATATCGCGTAGATTAGTTCGACGCGGAGTCGAGGACGAGCGTGTCGTCCTCGAGGTAGTGGTGGAAGACGTGGGCATGGTCCTCGATGCCTTCGAGCTGCTCGCGCAGCATCTGGGCGGTCGCGTGGTCGCCGAGACCCTCCGCGAGCTCGATGTGTTCGCGGTAGCTCTCGATGATGTCGCCGTACATCTCGAGGTCGTTCGCCAGCGAGGTTCGGATGTCGTAGACATCCTCGTTTTCGGGGTCGACGGTAGCCACCTCGGAGAGGGTAGCCATGTTCGCGTGGGGAACGCCGCCGAGCGCCTGGAGCCGCTCGGCGAGTTCGTCGGCCGCGGCCTCGACTGCCTCGTACGCCTCCTGCAGGAAGACGTGGATGTCGCGGAACTCCGCGCCCTCGACGTTCCAGTGGTGCTTGTGGAGCTGATGGTACAGCACGTACGCGTCCGCGAGGTCCGTGTTCAGCGCCTCGATGATCCGCGCCGTCTTCTCCTCTTCGAGTCGGACCGGGTTCTCGCCAACCGTGCCTGCTTCCTGACGAACCGTCTTGTGAGTGTTCATTGCGTTTCATACGACGCTCGCCATCCCCTTATAACTTTTCAATAATCGTACAATTTTTCGCACGGCCTAAAATCGGAGATAATAGCACATTTTCCCGTTCTATGCGGTTATTCCTGCTAATCGGTGTTTCCGCAGTCTCAGATCATATCAGTATTAATATATAATACAGATCCGTAAGTGACGGGCCGATCATCGTGTCGAATCCCCATTTCTGCGGGGAGAGCGAGTGTTCGTCGACAGGACGGTGGATCACCGGGACCGACCGCGGGATATTTAGTATTACACGGTCATTTCACGGCCATGCGACAATCGGTCCTCGCCGGCTTCGGTGTGTTTCTGCTCTGTATAGCGGCGCTCGGCGCTCCGCTAGCAGGGGCGAACGGAGAGTACGATGTCACCACGGATCGAGGGATCGACGTCCCCGACCGGACGGTCGAACAGGGTGGCGACACCTTCACGATCACCACGATCTCACGGGGCGACCCCGGTGATTCGGTTTCGGTGACTGCGAACGCCCCCGAGGGGACCGATATCACGCTCTATCTCTACAACAGCGATCAGGCTATCGTCGACGCCCGCGAGGGGACCGGGACCACGACGTTCGAGTTCGCCCTCGAGAACGACAGCGGGGCCGGATACGAGTCCGGAACCTACGCCTTCATGCTCCAGCAGGACGGCTCGCGCGAAGCGGTCCACCCGCTCGTGGTCCGGGGCTACTCGACGGCCGTGAACGTTCCGGGATCGGCCACGGCGGGTGAGGACGTGTCTATCTCCGCCACCATCGAGAAACTCCGCGGGCAGGACCGAGAACGCGTCGAGATAGCAGTCGCGAACGAGGGGACGACGGTCCGTGAGACGGCGACCGAAGACGGCTCGGGGACGTACAGCGCCACGGTCGACACGAGCGAGCTCTCGCCCGGAACGTACGACGTGTACGCGACCGTTCGCGGCTCGGAACAGGCGCTCGGTCAGAACGAGATCCTCGGACTGGGCGACCCGCAGACGCTCACCATCGAAGAGGCGGAGACATCGAACGGCGGTGGTGGCGGAGGCGGAGGCGGCGGTGGCGGAGGCGGCAGTAGCGGCGAAAGCGACACCGCGGAGCCGGACGACACGTCGGACGAGACGACGCCCGCCGAGGACCAAGCACGGAACGTCGCGGAGTCGGTGACCAAGGGGATCGTCGACGAGGACGCCGAGTCACAGGGCGTGAGCGTCGAGATCGACACCGAGACGCTGACCGAAATCACGTTCTCCGACGGGGCGGTGCAGGCGACCGGGGATCTCACAGTCGAACGCCACGCCTCGCCGTCATCGACGTTCACCCAGCAGTTCGGCGACTCGGACGTCGTGACATCAGTGAACATCGAGGTGCCGCCAGCGGCGGCGGACAGCCCCGCAACGCTGCGGTTCACGCTGAGTGAGGAATCCCTCGGTGATCGGAACCCCGAGAACATCGGCGTCGTGCGGGCCGTCGACGGCGGGCTACAGCTGATCCCGACAGAGGTCGAATCGACCGACACGGGCGTCGTCGTCACGGCCGAGACACCCGGGTTCTCGGAGTTTGCCGTCGTAACCGTCGAGCCGGATTCACAGGATACGAGCGGGACGGCGACGGCCGACGCGACATCGACGCCAGACGCGACGGCGACCGACGGCGGGGCGCTCACGCCGAACACGCAGACGGGGACCGCCGACGGGACGGCGACGAGCGGTGACGGCTCGACACGTATCGTTCAGGTCGTCGTCGCGACGCTCCTGCTCGTGATCGTCGGCGCGCGGCGATACCGGGTCTGATTCCAGCATGCGGCTCTCCGTCCTCGGACGCACGCTGTCCATCGGCGCGCCTCAGGCCGTTCTCGCGGGGTTGTCGCTCGCGTTCGTCGTCGCCCTCGTGACGGCCGGCGTGACGGCCACAGCGCCGTTCGCCGCGTACAACGCCGACTGGACGGGAACGGCCGACCTGCGAGCGTTGGCCGACGAGGGCGACCGGAGCGTGTTCGTCGTGTCGAACGCGATGCTCCCGGCCGAAACGCGGCCCAACGAGACGGTGCTGCTGTTGCTCGGCGTCGGTGAACTGACGCCCGAGACACGAGGTGACGTGGAACAGTTCGTCGAACGGGGCGGGACGCTCGTCGTCACCGCGGACGCCGATACGAACAGCACCCCCCTGCTGGAGACGGTCGGAGCGACCGCCCGAATCCAGGACGGCCCGCTCCGCGATCCCCGAGAGTACTACCGGTCGCCCGCGCTCCCGATAGCCGAGCCGACCGAAAACGCCGAACTGCCGAACGGCTCCGGTATCATCCTCAATCACGCGGGCGTCGTCGACCCCGGTGGGGCGACGGTCCTCGCGCGGACCTCCGAGTTCGCGTACATCGACACGAACCGAAACGGGGAGTTCGACAGCACCGAATCACTCGGCTCGCGCCCCGTCCTGACGACCGAACGGGTGGCCGACGGGCGCGTGGTCGTCCTCAGCGATTCGAGCGTGTTCGTCAACGCGATGCTGGACCGACCGGGGAACGAAGCGCTCGCCACAGCGCTTCTCGCGGACCACGAACGCGTCGTGCTCTCCAGTGACGGAGCGGCGCCCGTCCCGCCGGTCGCCAACGCCCTCCTCGTCCTGCGTCGGAGTCCGGGGCTTCAGATGGTGACGCTCGTCGGCCTCCTCGGGACAGTCGTGGCATCGCGGCGGTATCTCGAACGCGGCGAGGCGTTCGGCGAACGCGATCCGACCGGTGACATCGGGCAACCGGGTGAATCAGGCGACGATTCGACGCCGTCGGAGCGGGTCGAGGGGTTCGTCGCCGTGCTCCGACAGGACCATCCGGAGTGGGACCGCGGACGGCTCGAACGCGTCGTGCGCGCAGCGATCGATCGAGAGGATTCCAACGATGAGTGACACTGACCCCGTCGAGACGCCGCGTACCGTGTACACAGACATTCGAGACGCCGTCGAATCGGTGCTGATCGGGAACGATCCGATCATCCGCGGGTTGACGATCTCCCTCCTGACAGGCGGGCACGTCCTGATCGAAGGGGTTCCCGGCGTGGGAAAGACTACCGGAGCACGGCTGTTCGCCCGAGCGACGGGCCTCGATTACGGCCGGATCCAGATGACGCCCGACGTCCTCCCGGCGGACATCACCGGCACGGAGGTCTACCGGGAACACACGGGCGAGTTCGACCTGCAGCGCGGGCCGATATTCGCGAACGTGGTCGTCGCCGACGAGATCAATCGCGCGACGCCGAAGACCCAGAGCGCGCTGCTCGAAGCCATGCAGGAACGGACCGTCACGATCGGCGGAGACACGCTCTCGCTCCCCGATCCGTTCCTCGTCATCGCCACCCAGAACCCCATCGAGTACGAGGGAACGTTCTCGCTCCCGGAGGCCCAGCGCGACCGGTTCCAGTTCAAACTGATCGCCGGGATCCCCGACCGGGACGACGAGACTGAACTACTCGACCGCTTCGACGAGCATCCTGATCTCGGCGCGGACGACATCGATCAGGCCGTCACCCGGGAGCAAC comes from Haloplanus sp. XH21 and encodes:
- a CDS encoding PQQ-binding-like beta-propeller repeat protein, coding for MAGFAGCASTSSTDDTPAGQSGGANGATDAGSATLEFGTDGEILSSPTVVDGTVYVGSADNRLYAVDATTGDEQWRFGTDGTVYSSPQVVDGTVYVGSGLGQDPGDTRLYAVDAATGTEQWQFETGNRVKASPTVAGETVYVTSRDGNLYAINAASGEQQWAFDIGYTAESSPAVVDGTVYAGSFDNNLYAVDAESGTERWRFETGDLVRSSPTVASGTVYVGSSDDTLYALDAATGDLAWEFATEDSEFGVQSSPTVHNGMVFVGAYDTTLYAVDAEAGTAEWGVATDDVVVSSPTVVGGTVYVGSQDGNLYAVDRETGDERWSLSTGGSVFSSPTVASGTVYVGSDDTTLYGVALDGNGSSEGSRIRHRTLGHHGSE
- a CDS encoding ABC transporter substrate-binding protein, with the protein product MSQEPNRSGLTRRAYLTCGGAVVAGGLLAGCAGGAGSSPDSDAGESHSVSIEPMGEVTFDAVPERWVANNGSWADMGVALGLEPPKAVWLTSRYHTQYYDAVPGVSVDASDMVPLYQDGVSKELFYELDADVHVMDPNFLMNRFDGWERSDVDEIEENVAPLFGNCIYAQHYPWHEDYRYYTLYEAFEKLARVFDRVDRYEAFEGVHADFQQSLSPVVPGEDERPSVAVTWGVGDAPESFYPYIIGKGTGFKHLRDLGVRDALANTAVKDFHGSRAAIDLETLLEVDPEVLLLRGYEAKSADEFQETVASFLRDHDTASELTAVQNGDIYRAGGLYQGPITNMVLTERTARQLYGVEDDLFDRDRVAAIVDGAL
- a CDS encoding FecCD family ABC transporter permease, yielding MASESVTDTGAARHRDGWLGWINGSLVALCLGSLAVVVAGGLVQVSFGAFSMTVVEAWQAVFNPAVLFDGQAWRSFLLGGDLPEMNHRSLIVWNIRLPRVFVGVLVGMNLAVSGAIFQAVTRNELASPFILGVSSGAGLLILLTLVVFSGLSAFLPLIAAVGGSVAFLIVYAIAWKNGTSPVRLVLAGVIVGTVFGSLQTALFFFANDIGVVQSAIAWTTGSLTGTDWEQVRMALPWTVVAMVLALASSRQLNVLLLGERTARSLGMSVERVRFALSGVAVLAAAASIAVAGIVGFVGLIVPHMVRNVVGSDYRQLVVGCVFAGPALMVVADVGARLGLQILTGSSAQIPVGIVTGLVGGPYFLYLMRKQDKLGEL
- a CDS encoding ABC transporter ATP-binding protein, whose translation is MHDDHSNTENRPDPSTAGGSASLAGEELVLAYPGGDDPVVDGESITVEPGAVTALVGPNGSGKSTLLKGLADQLAPQRGSVLLDGRDVEAHGSKELARKLGLLSQESTSPDGITVEDLVYHGRYPHRGVFERVTDEDQRAVDRAIDLAGCDHLRDRAVGSLSGGQRQLAWIAMALAQETDVLLLDEPTTFLDLHHQLEVMEIIETLRDESDITVVVVLHDIEQAARLADRMVALKDGEIRSRGSPKTVVTEGLLADVFDVDADIEWTERGPRVTPLRARHDGADSGHRAPTPHADGGSVEQ
- a CDS encoding ABC transporter substrate-binding protein; the protein is MVGDDATRTLTTRRDAITCGAVALGGALTGCLGGGGSATEPAETTGSYSVTMSPAGSVGFESVPERVFTVFPQYLDMAVALGRGDAVNTVYVPEMSGTTMSHYYHRLDGVDLAWDGLVDPLSDGLSKEHLYALDSDVHLADPAWASTQTNWSREDIAEIADQVAPWVGNFYSGTQATPPDGYDDYDYYSLWDLFGKVAQVFQEQERYEALARVHDDLVSTIQADLPPAEERPTVVRSTLAADGSSFYSYHLNKPGYWLADTRPLGAHDPFDDADWGGLWGTVDYETMLEADPDVFLHLWGLTPNYQMDEVRQSLESHEVGSQLAAVENDRVYPAGMRYQGPIMNLFQIEMGAKQLYPDRFGAWPGYEDGDHYPELPEDEQLFDRQRVADIVTGRAEGE
- a CDS encoding DUF7260 family protein; this encodes MAVETHVDQARSRVNAERAAVVAKRDAFETFRDRVAGIAPEPTPSLSSGISTTAGAVHGESSTDDRCRTVRTAFAETVRPHSVDDAADAEPLLATIRAEFTDSIAVALAPTTAPPFSAELKRAIVAETTARQAEIETLDRALERERAQLDDAGTVLWTVTDWIADANETPLSALGFDTLRKRHETLAAHRDRCADLTEQRQAFLRETTTGDAGAEIHHRDLVPYLYGESPVDYPVLTTATRLDDVCAACQRTVRDHLVRRA
- a CDS encoding metal-dependent transcriptional regulator, which produces MSGASEYLLVLYIAEQGAGAPVPPGDVAEAVGRSPSATTEMLQRLAEQGLVTHEPYEGATLTADGRARAEEIHGTYTTLSRFFGEVLDLDDPEDAAMSVAGNISPAVANRLAATLLDGDPMQSRLSNGEQS